In Plasmodium vinckei vinckei genome assembly, chromosome: PVVCY_01, one DNA window encodes the following:
- a CDS encoding mitochondrial chaperone BCS1, putative produces the protein MQKLVMNKNCELNAEKNAGLGFTFDEKDGFFGSIFKNITKNEYFSAGVGIISVGAFVTVANRLNSYMYSAIKKNLFTSLEITINDTSYYWILEYMVKKGIISRHLSLKTQIINDKNCKNAIFSFLPSVGNHLFIYNNTFIFIERSRDKNMISETNRSLPFENIKLSTFVWSKYIFQELLKDAKIYIDKKEEGKTLLYKTFGHEWRPFGAPKNKRPINSVILPENLREYIISDIQTFLNSSKWYIDKGIPYRRCYLLHGPPGCGKSSLISALAGYFDFNICTINVNDIYLTDDRFIHLLATVPPKTILILEDIDFIFLNSALDNTTTNNTTNKPNSETKSSNSIFNTDSHSIRTLGVSYSGLLNALDGVVATEERIIFMTTNNIEKLPSTLIRPGRVDMKIFIPYASMYQYKNMFLRFFPNHNDLADKFSTIFQNFNLSMAEIQSFFLFSKHDPYKTIKNAEDWAKLYAKKKDDL, from the coding sequence ATGCAAAAGCTGGTGATGAACAAAAACTGCGAATTAAACgcagaaaaaaatgcagGTTTAGGATTTACGTTTGATGAAAAGGATGGTTTTTTTGGATCgatatttaaaaacataacaaaaaatgaatatttcaGTGCAGGGGTTGGTATAATATCTGTTGGCGCATTTGTCACTGTTGCTAATAGATTAAATAGCTATATGTATAGtgctataaaaaaaaatttatttacatcactagaaataacaataaatgATACTTCCTATTATTGGATACTAGAATATATGGTAAAAAAGGGAATTATTAGTAGACATTTAAGTTTAAAAAcgcaaataataaatgacaaaaattgtaaaaatgctatattttcatttcttCCAAGTGTTGGtaatcatttatttatatataataatacatttatatttattgaaaGAAGTagagataaaaatatgatctCGGAAACTAATAGATCATTGccatttgaaaatataaaattaagtaCTTTTGTATGgtctaaatatatatttcaagaattattaaaagatgcaaaaatatatatagataaaaaagaagaaggaaaaacattattatataaaactttTGGTCATGAATGGAGACCTTTTGGAGcaccaaaaaataaaagaccTATCAATTCAGTTATTTTACCTGAAAATTTACgggaatatataattagtGATATACAAACTTTTCTTAATTCAAGCAAGTGGTACATTGATAAAGGTATACCATATCGAAGATGCTATTTATTACATGGTCCACCTGGATGTGGAAAAAGTAGTCTAATCAGTGCATTAGCGGgatattttgattttaatatttgcaCTATAAATGTTAATGATATCTATCTCACTGATGATCGATTCATACATCTACTAGCCACTGTACCTCCAAAAACTATTTTAATTCTCGAAGACattgattttatttttctcaaCTCAGCACTAGATAATACTACTACTAACAATACAACAAATAAACCTAATTCAGAAACAAAATCTTCAaattctatatttaatacAGACTCACATTCTATAAGAACATTAGGTGTATCATATAGTGGTCTTTTAAATGCATTAGATGGTGTTGTAGCAACAGAAGAACGAATCATTTTTATGACAactaataatattgaaaaactCCCTAGTACTCTTATTAGACCTGGAAGAGTtgatatgaaaatatttattcctTATGCAAGCATGtatcaatataaaaatatgtttttacgATTTTTCCCCAATCATAATGATTTGGCTGATAAATTTTCTACAAtctttcaaaattttaatttaagtATGGCTGAAATACAatctttctttttattttcaaagcATGATCCATATAAGACCATAAAAAATGCTGAGGATTGGGCCAAATTATAtgccaaaaaaaaagatgacCTTTAA